The Dermochelys coriacea isolate rDerCor1 chromosome 7, rDerCor1.pri.v4, whole genome shotgun sequence genome window below encodes:
- the TCTA gene encoding T-cell leukemia translocation-altered gene protein, with product MAEPWLGWEAPGRALRGLAWLGQEFAADWAAQDLRAAVFQLLLLWLGLSLLGIHLAWRLHGGRVSRLCCRPGRGGQNGGTPAGASYFPSWDSSSNEAMKMHRE from the exons ATGGCGGAGccgtggctgggctgggaggcgCCGGGCCGGGCGTTGCGGGGCCTCGCCTGGTTGGGGCAGGAGTTCGCGGCCGACTGGGCGGCTCAGGACCTGCGGGCCGCGGTCTTCCAGCTGCTGTTGCTCTGGTTGGGCCTCAGCCTGCTGGGCATCCACCTAGCCTGGCGGCTCCACGGGGGCCGCGTCAGCCGCCTTTGCTGCCGCCCAG GCAGAGGTGGCCAGAATGGAGGGACCCCCGCTGGTGCCTCATATTTCCCCAGCTG GGACAGCTCAAGCAATGAGGCCATGAAGATGCACCGAGAATGA
- the LOC122460951 gene encoding aminomethyltransferase, mitochondrial-like encodes MWTLPTDFSAGRDSLKQTPLHAFHQQQGGRMVNFAGWSMPVQYALSHLESHLHTRRHYSLSDVSHMLQVASPAPASPSQGSPVLTAWPHAGQEAVHPIHCASAHLVDEPEDTMR; translated from the exons ATGTGGACTCTTCCTACTGATTTCTCTGCAGGCAGG GACAGCCTGAAGCAGACGCCCCTCCACGCcttccaccagcagcagggcggcaGGATGGTGAACTTCGCTGGCTGGAGCATGCCCGTGCAGTATGCACTGAGCCATCTGGAGTCCCACCTGCACACACGCCGGCACTACTCCCTCTCTGACGTCTCCCACATGCTGCAGGTAGCATCGcccgccccagcctctcccagccaaGGGTCCCCTGTGCTCACAGCCTGGCCGCATGCAGGCCAGGAAGCTGTACACCCCATTCACTGTGCATCCGCTCACCTTGTAGATGAGCCTGAAGACACCatgagatga